One stretch of Arachis hypogaea cultivar Tifrunner chromosome 20, arahy.Tifrunner.gnm2.J5K5, whole genome shotgun sequence DNA includes these proteins:
- the LOC112784661 gene encoding probable Histone-lysine N-methyltransferase ATXR5, translating into MAPATSPARSAKRLIGFSRRTQAIHPHGQQSPCGPPAKKYKSMTDIMARAPYAVVEREDYGDLSCEQCGSGERPEELLLCDKCDRGFHMKCARPIVVRVPIGSWLCPECVGSNNRQRRIKSFSQRKLIDFFGIQRSDNDHVRAASSQDAKKRRRRSRPLVMHKRRRRLLPFIPSEDSNQRNKQMNSLATALSALHMDFSDDLRYLPGMAPRSANQAILEDGGMQILSKEDMETLEHCRAMSRRGECAPFLIVYDAREGYTVVADAPIKDLTFIAEYTGDVDYLKNRESDDCDSMMTLLLSSDHSQSLVICADKRGNIARFINGINNHTPEGRKKQNCKCVRYNVNGECRVLLVATRDISKGERLYYDYNGYEHEYPTHHFV; encoded by the exons ATGGCTCCTGCCACCTCACCGGCGCGGTCGGCCAAGAGGCTCATCGGCTTTAGCCGCCGGACGCAGGCAATTCACCCGCACGGTCAGCAGTCGCCGTGCGGGCCGCCGGCGAAGAAGTACAAGTCGATGACGGACATAATGGCGAGGGCGCCGTACGCCGTCGTGGAGCGCGAAGATTACGGCGACCTCAGCTGCGAGCAATGCGGCTCCGGCGAGCGGCCGGAGGAGCTGCTTCTCTGCGACAAATGCGACAGAGGGTTCCACATGAAATGCGCGAGGCCTATCGTGGTTAGGGTTCCTATTGGATCCTGGCTTTGCCCTGAATGCGTTGGAagcaacaacagacagagaagaATAAAAA GCTTCTCGCAGCGTAAGTTAATTGATTTCTTCGGGATTCAGAGGAGCGACAATGATCACGTTAGAGCTGCTTCTTCTCAAG ATGCTAAGAAGCGTCGAAGACGATCACGCCCTCTGGTTATGCACAAGAGAAGGAGGAGATTATTACCATTTATTCCTTCAGAAGATTCGAACCAAAGAAATAAACAGATGAATTCACTTGCTACTGCTTTATCAGCATTGCATATGGATTTTAGCGATGACCTCAGATACTTGCCTGGAATGGCTCCTAGATCTGCTAATCAAGCCATATTAGAAGATGGTGGCATGCAG ATTCTTTCAAAGGAAGATATGGAGACCTTGGAACACTGCAGAGCTATGTCTAGAAGAGGCGAATGTGCCCCCTTTCTAATTGTTTATGATGCACGCGAAGG CTATACTGTGGTGGCTGATGCTCCAATCAAGGATTTGACATTTATTGCGGAATACACGGGCGATGTGGATTACCTTAAGAATCGAGAAAGTGATGATTGTGACAGTATGATGACCCTTCTTTTATCAAGTGATCATTCTCAAAGTCTTGTCATCTGTGCTGATAAACGCGGAAACATTGCTAGGTTTATTAATGGCATCAACAATCATACTCC GGAAGGTAGGAAGAAGCAGAACTGTAAATGTGTGAGATACAATGTTAATGGTGAATGCAGGGTCCTTTTGGTTGCTACTCGTGATATTTCTAAGGGCGAGAGGCTTTATTATGATTATAATGGTTATGAGCATGAATACCCCACACATCATTTTGTCTAA